The Juglans microcarpa x Juglans regia isolate MS1-56 chromosome 2D, Jm3101_v1.0, whole genome shotgun sequence DNA window GATAACAAACCAACAAATGTGATATCGTCTGGTTTGAGTCCTGCATCGACCATTTGTGTGAAAAGCCTAATAGCCTTATCTGCATGTCCATGCATTGCTAACCCAGATATCATCGCATTCCAGGAAGCCAAGCTTTTAGGATTCAAACCATCAAAGACTTGTTCTGCTGCCTCTATGTTTCCACATTTAGCATACATGTCAATTAGACTCGTCGAAAGAGAGCTATTGGTCATATTTTCAAAGTTCTtatctatatatgcatgaatCCATTTGCCAAGGTCAAGAACACCCAAGTGAGCACAAGCTGGAAGAACGCCTAATAGAGTCACATCATTAGGCTCAGTATCTGATCCTAGCATTAACTGAAAGAGCGCCAATGCTTCTTTGTAGAAGCTCATATGAGTATAACCACCAATCATGACATTCCAAGAAATCACATCCCTTTGATGTATTCCATCAAATAACCTTCGAGCAGTTTCCAAATCACCGCACTTTGAGGACATATCAATAAGTGCATTAACAAGCCGGAGATTTGAACCTAGCTCATAATGGTCCTCAATCCAAGAATGCACCCAATTTCCCAGTTCAACAGACCCCGACTGAGCACAAGCTGAGAGTACAGTTAACATGGTACTCTCATTGGGCGGGACCTTCATTTTCCTCATCTCCTCAAAGAAAGCCAATGCCTCTTTAAACCGAAAACACTGAGCATAGCCCGCAATCATAGCATTCCAAGATACCACATCTCTCACAGGAATTTCGTCAAAAAGCAGACGAGCAGCATCCATATAGCCCCTTGAAGCGTAACCAGTAATCAGGGCCGTAAACGACACCGCATCTCGAAAAGCGCTTTTATCAAACACCAAACGCGCATCGTCCAATTCACCATTTTGAGCATACATATTAATAAGCGAGGTATGCACAAAGGCATCGCACTCAAGCCCAAGCTTCAAAACGTGTGCATGGATCTGTTTCCCTTCATGGGTGGCCCCAGCTTTCGCACAAGacttcaaaacaaaaggaaaagtaTAAGAATTCGGCTGTGTCCCACACAGAAGCATACGGACATAGAAATCCACAGCCAGTATTGGGTCGGAGCTCAACGAGTGCCCTCGTATGATTGTGTTCCAAATGAACACGTTGGGCTCTGGGATGGATTCAAAGAGTAAGAGCGCGTAAGGGAGATCGCCAAAGGGCGATGTGGCGCAAAACTCGATGAGCTTGCTTAGTGCGAAGAGGGTGTTGTGGAGGCCGGTCTTTACGATGTGAGAGTGGATTTGTTTGAGGCCGTGGATGCTTTTGCATTTGGAGAGGAGGAGAACAGATGGGTGGCTTTCGAGGAGTTTATATGGAGGATCAGACGCTGGGGCGACATGGAGAGCGGAGGCCAAAATATGCACCGGTACCGAAGATGGAGAGAGGAGCATTCTTGTGTACTTGGTCTATCTCTTTCTCCCCCAGAAATTTGAACAACCACATATACAACAATacttgaaatattaattttctctgtcaataaaaaaaatgatatatacgATTTTTTAAACGATTTTGcttaaattaaaagataataaatgaaaatctaaattttctaaaattttttatactttttataaagtatGGAAATTATATTAacctattataaaataattttatttat harbors:
- the LOC121250679 gene encoding pentatricopeptide repeat-containing protein At1g08070, chloroplastic, with translation MLLSPSSVPVHILASALHVAPASDPPYKLLESHPSVLLLSKCKSIHGLKQIHSHIVKTGLHNTLFALSKLIEFCATSPFGDLPYALLLFESIPEPNVFIWNTIIRGHSLSSDPILAVDFYVRMLLCGTQPNSYTFPFVLKSCAKAGATHEGKQIHAHVLKLGLECDAFVHTSLINMYAQNGELDDARLVFDKSAFRDAVSFTALITGYASRGYMDAARLLFDEIPVRDVVSWNAMIAGYAQCFRFKEALAFFEEMRKMKVPPNESTMLTVLSACAQSGSVELGNWVHSWIEDHYELGSNLRLVNALIDMSSKCGDLETARRLFDGIHQRDVISWNVMIGGYTHMSFYKEALALFQLMLGSDTEPNDVTLLGVLPACAHLGVLDLGKWIHAYIDKNFENMTNSSLSTSLIDMYAKCGNIEAAEQVFDGLNPKSLASWNAMISGLAMHGHADKAIRLFTQMVDAGLKPDDITFVGLLSACTHAGRLELGRQYFSSMIHDFNISPKLEHYGCMIDLLGRAGMFDEAEALMKNMEMEPDGAIWGSLLGACRLHGRVELGEYVAEHLFELEPENPGAYVLLSNIYAGAGRWDDVARIRTRLKDKGMKKVPGCTSIEVDSVVHEFLVGGKLHPLSKDIYKMLDEIDKLLEMAGFVPDTSEVLYDMDEEWKEGALSHHSEKLAIAFGLISTKPGATIRIVKNLRVCGNCHSATKLISKIFNREIIARDRNRFHHFKNGSCSCKDYW